In the Nicotiana tabacum cultivar K326 chromosome 16, ASM71507v2, whole genome shotgun sequence genome, one interval contains:
- the LOC107800706 gene encoding cytokinin dehydrogenase 1 gives MKSPPTHVFFKHKSMFLRFLIFILGICSINKTNLCCDQTFATPISSSSSIPSNFSVIQSSLKQLNIEGYFSFKNFDHAAKDFGNRYHFLPSAVLYPKSVSDISSTIKHVFDMGSNTDLTVAARGHGHSLEGQAQAYQGVVINMESLRAPAMRFHTGNQELTFVDVSAGELWINILHESLKLGLTPKSWTDYLHLTVGGTLSNAGISGQAFKHGPQINNVYQLEVVTGKGEVITCSEEQNADLFYGVLGGLGQFGIITRARIALEPAPKKVKWIRVLYSDFSTFSYDQEHLISLENSFDYIEGFVIINRTGLLNNWRSTFNPKDPLLAKEFSSEGKVLYCLEVAKYFNPEETTKTDQNVDALLSKLNYIQSTLFQSEVSYVDFLDRVHVSEMKLQEKGLWDVPHPWLNLLIPKTRIHDFAQEVFGKILTDTSHGPILIYPVNKSKWRKGTSLVTPEEDVMYLIAFLSSAMPSSTGKDGVEYILNKNKKILNFCRKAHIGMKQYLPHYTTQEDWKSHFGFQWETFNRRKSTYDPLAILAPGHRIFRRASGVQQQ, from the exons ATGAAATCACCACCAACTCATGTCTTCTTTAAACATAAAAGTATGTTTCTTAGGTTTCTTATATTCATATTAGGCATTTGCTCAATAAACAAAACTAACCTCTGTTGTGACCAAACTTTTGCCACCCcaatatcttcttcttcttctatccctTCAAATTTTTCAGTGATTCAATCATCACTGAAACAGTTAAATATTGAAGGGTATTTTAGTTTCAAGAATTTCGATCACGCGGCCAAGGACTTTGGCAACAGATATCATTTCTTACCGTCGGCAGTTCTGTATCCAAAATCAGTTTCTGATATATCATCTACCATAAAACATGTGTTTGACATGGGTAGCAATACAGACCTAACTGTTGCTGCTAGAGGTCATGGTCATTCTCTAGAAGGCCAAGCTCAAGCTTACCAAGGAGTAGTGATCAATATGGAATCGCTTCGAGCGCCAGCAATGCGTTTCCACACAGGGAATCAAGAACTGACTTTTGTTGATGTTTCTGCTGGTGAACTTTGGATAAACATCCTGCATGAAAGTCTTAAACTTGGATTAACACCAAAATCTTGGACTGATTATCTTCACCTAACCGTTGGAGGGACTTTGTCGAATGCCGGAATCAGTGGTCAAGCATTCAAACATGGACCACAGATCAATAATGTTTACCAACTTGAGGTTGTCACTG GTAAAGGAGAGGTGATTACTTGTTCAGAGGAGCAGAATGCTGACCTGTTCTATGGTGTATTAGGAGGACTAGGCCAGTTTGGTATCATCACAAGGGCTAGAATTGCTCTTGAACCAGCACCTAAAAAG GTAAAGTGGATCAGAGTGCTGTATTCAGATTTCTCCACATTTTCCTATGATCAAGAACACTTGATATCATTGGAGAATTCTTTCGACTATATAGAAGGATTTGTCATTATCAATAGAACAGGATTGTTAAACAACTGGAGGTCTACTTTCAATCCTAAAGATCCACTTCTAGCCAAAGAGTTCAGTTCTGAGGGAAAAGTTCTCTACTGCCTAGAAGTTGCCAAATACTTCAATCCAGAAGAGACAACCAAAACTGATCAG AATGTTGATGCTCTTTTATCAAAGTTGAATTATATCCAATCGACGTTGTTCCAATCAGAAGTCTCGTATGTTGATTTTCTCGACAGAGTCCATGTATCCGAGATGAAACTCCAAGAGAAGGGGTTATGGGATGTTCCTCATCCATGGCTAAACCTTCTAATTCCAAAGACCAGGATTCATGACTTCGCACAAGAAGTTTTTGGGAAGATACTTACCGACACTAGCCACGGTCCTATACTCATCTACCCAGTCAACAAATCAAA GTGGAGAAAAGGAACATCACTAGTTACACCCGAAGAAGATGTTATGTACTTAATAGCATTTCTATCTTCTGCCATGCCATCTTCAACAGGAAAGGACGGCGTAGAATATATTCTAAATAAGAATAAGAAGATACTAAACTTTTGCAGAAAAGCACATATTGGAATGAAACAGTATTTGCCACACTACACAACACAGGAAGACTGGAAAAGTCACTTTGGTTTCCAATGGGAAACATTTAATAGGAGGAAATCCACATATGACCCTTTGGCTATCCTAGCTCCTGGCCATAGAATTTTTAGAAGAGCATCAGGCGTTCAACAACAATGA